In Mytilus trossulus isolate FHL-02 chromosome 6, PNRI_Mtr1.1.1.hap1, whole genome shotgun sequence, a single window of DNA contains:
- the LOC134722149 gene encoding mesenchyme-specific cell surface glycoprotein-like isoform X2 produces the protein MLQFIIIYTFTTCLCVFSSPIFKDKVTLEKLSTLYLPYSYDTDGTPLYKYSSGAIEQTTYDPENYIVYAVGGNILHVIDVKNVTSPKILHHMEIDHVDLTDIEYCGGYIFVSMDNILFKEEGRVVVYRNFSTSELMVEKYNITVGSLPDMVYPSKDCKTILVAVEAEAYQDNGRIVDPEGGVGIIKIKNDKATYKKLDFKEFNSKWSDLESKGLRFIHRVNNNNFSNDVEPEYIAYNKDYSKAYVCLQENNAIAVVDIATETIEDILPLGYKSWEKLMIDPSDKDGINMRSWPIYGMYQPDTIHVIYVAGKGYLVTSNEGDFKDYSDLGGFNEEERVRDVILSENSSIVKWAADNNLSTTIQDDNMLGRLKITNMNGRNKNGTYDELYAFGGRGFSIRKLETMELVFDSGDQFEKLHQQYIPLLFNNNGGKESKTVKQTFDTRSDDKGLESESLAVAHIGNTVLLFIGNERPGTICIYKITGDASRPEFQSIWNGVGETDNKWEELYERRMLSGIDPEDLRYIPAEQSPNKQHILTAAGTVSGTFSMFTIKGINEHNSGVAPTDKAGSLNIGFPSVIIAVLSTYILLRCSNL, from the exons atgttacAATTCATAATTATTTACACTTTCACTACTTGTTTGTGTGTATTTTCCTCACCGATATTTAAGGATAAAGTTACTTTGGAAAAGTTATCTACATTATATTTGCCGTATAGTTATGACACAGATGGAACTCCGTTATACAAGTATTCTAGTGGAGCCATTGAACAAACAACATATGATCCTGAAAATTATATAGTATATGCTGTAG GTGGAAATATTCTGCATGTTATTGATGTAAAAAACGTCACATCTCCGAAGATCCTTCATCATATGGAGATTGATCATGTTGATCTAACAGACATTGAATATTGTGGTGGATACATTTTCGTTTCAATggataatattttgtttaaagagGAGGGGCGTGTTGTTGTATACAGAAATTTCTCCACATCAGAGCTTATGGTcgaaaaatataacataacag TTGGGTCTTTACCCGATATGGTCTACCCTTCAAAAGACTGCAAAACAATACTGGTTGCTGTAGAGGCGGAGGCCTATCAAGATAATGGTAGAATTGTAGATCCAGAAGGTGGAGTCGggataatcaaaattaaaaatgacaaagCAACGTATAAAAAGTTGGACTTCAAAGAATTCAATTCAAA ATGGTCAGATTTAGAATCCAAGGGATTACGTTTTATACATAGAGTTAATAACAACAACTTCTCCAATGATGTGGAACCAGAATATATAGCATATAACAAAGATTATTCCAAAGCTTACGTTTGTCTTCAG GAGAATAATGCAATAGCTGTCGTGGACATTGCTACAGAAACCATAGAAGATATATTACCATTAGGTTACAAGTCATGGGAAAAACTTATGATAGACCCAAGTGACAAAGATG GTATAAATATGAGATCCTGGCCAATCTATGGCATGTACCAACCTGATACTATCCACGTGATATATGTTGCGGGAAAAGGTTACCTAGTGACCTCTAATGAAGGTGATTTTAAGGATTACTCAGACTTGGGAGGATTTAATGAAGAAGAACGTGTTCGAGATGTCATCTTATCAG AAAATTCTTCAATTGTCAAATGGGCTGCTGACAACAACCTTTCTACGACTATCCAAGATGATAACATGCTTg gtcggttaaaaataaccaatatGAATGGTAGAAATAAAAATGGAACATATGACGAACTATATGCGTTTGGGGGAAGAGGTTTCTCCATACGCAAACTAGAAACAATGGAGCTCGTGTTCGATAGTGGAGACCAGTTTGAAAAGCTTCACCAACAATACATACCTCTGTTGTTTAACAATAATGGCGGGAAGGAAAGTAAAACAGTCAAACAGACATTTGACACTAGGTCAGACGATAAG GGTCTCGAGAGTGAAAGTCTAGCAGTTGCTCATATTGGGAATACagttttattattcattggaaACGAACGACCTGGTACTATATGTATTTATAAGATAACAGGAGATGCCTCTAGGCCAGAATTTCAAAGTATATGGAACGGTGTTGGAGAAACCGATAACAAATGGGAAGAGCTTTATGAGAGAAGGATGTTAAGTGGAATAGATCCCGAGGACTTAAG ATACATTCCCGCTGAACAAAGTCCAAATAAGCAGCATATATTAACAGCTGCTGGCACTGTTAGTGGAACCTTTTCCATGTTTACAATAAAAGGTATTAATG AACACAATTCGGGAGTGGCGCCCACGGATAAGGCAGGCAGCTTAAATATAG GTTTTCCTAGTGTGATAATAGCAGTGCTTAGTACTTACATTCTTCTGAGATGCAGCAATTTATAA
- the LOC134723101 gene encoding perlucin-like, with amino-acid sequence MTMIQDYINCPRGFTSASGKCFKYYRVGNSWQNALDTCKTDGHILILIDSDLTSNALKTIINETTDTAPFWMDGIDLGHNGTFTTSVGASLIWTNWSPREPSNVVQYQNCIKVVPDQSYQWDDDDCNVEAPFICEADTVTLS; translated from the exons ATGACTATGATACAAGATTATA tAAATTGTCCCCGGGGTTTCACATCGGCATCCGGAAAGTGCTTCAAATACTACCGTGTCGGAAACAGCTGGCAAAATGCACTGGATACATGTAAAACTGATGGTCATATATTGATTCTGATTGACAGTGACTTGACATCAAATGCTCTTAAGACAATTATAAATGAAACCACTGATACAG CTCCTTTTTGGATGGATGGTATAGATCTGGGACACAATGGAACATTTACTACAAGCGTAGGAGCATCTCTCATATGGACTAACTGGTCTCCCAGAGAGCCTTCAAATGTAGTGCAGTATCAGAACTGTATTAAAGTAGTACCAGATCAAAGCTATCAATGGGATGATGACGATTGCAATGTGGAAGCCCCATTTATATGTGAAGCCGACACAGTAACACTTTCATAA
- the LOC134723102 gene encoding ectin-like translates to MSNIHILLVSKEAILSARNLKNQNLGVLPEPTPFRLAQAPCLCLVTAYKLFIYFENTCLYTFQLFPDGDGWTVWTEWSDCSADCGKTGNSSRRRTCIEPIPHQGGADCERWSQEDVPCQGSCHGVSGNWSEWTIWSQCSVQCGQGNQTRTRNCTNSTGSDCQGESMEQQTCTLDECQGI, encoded by the exons ATGAGTAACATACACATTTTATTAGTCTCTAAAGAAGCTATTCTGTCGGCAAGAAACTTGAAAAACCAAAACCTTGGTGTTCTACCAGAACCAACACCTTTCCGTTTAGCACAAGCACCTTGCCTTTGTCTTGTCACAGCctataaattattcattta ttttgaaaatacCTGTTTATATACATTCCAATTATTTCCAGATGGTGATGGATGGACAGTTTGGACAGAATGGAGTGACTGTAGTGCCGACTGTGGAAAGACCGGCAACTCATCAAGGAGAAGAACGTGTATAGAACCTATTCCACATCAAGGTGGTGCTGACTGTGAACGTTGGAGCCAAGAAGACGTACCTTGCCAAGGAAGTTGTCatg gaGTAAGCGGTAACTGGAGCGAGTGGACAATTTGGTCTCAGTGCAGCGTCCAATGTGGACAAGGGAATCAAACTAGAACACGGAATTGTACAAACTCGACCGGAAGTGACTGTCAAGGAGAGAGCATGGAACAACAAACATGCACATTGGACGAATGTCAAGGtatctaa
- the LOC134722149 gene encoding mesenchyme-specific cell surface glycoprotein-like isoform X1, translating into MLQFIIIYTFTTCLCVFSSPIFKDKVTLEKLSTLYLPYSYDTDGTPLYKYSSGAIEQTTYDPENYIVYAVGGNILHVIDVKNVTSPKILHHMEIDHVDLTDIEYCGGYIFVSMDNILFKEEGRVVVYRNFSTSELMVEKYNITVGSLPDMVYPSKDCKTILVAVEAEAYQDNGRIVDPEGGVGIIKIKNDKATYKKLDFKEFNSKWSDLESKGLRFIHRVNNNNFSNDVEPEYIAYNKDYSKAYVCLQENNAIAVVDIATETIEDILPLGYKSWEKLMIDPSDKDGGINMRSWPIYGMYQPDTIHVIYVAGKGYLVTSNEGDFKDYSDLGGFNEEERVRDVILSENSSIVKWAADNNLSTTIQDDNMLGRLKITNMNGRNKNGTYDELYAFGGRGFSIRKLETMELVFDSGDQFEKLHQQYIPLLFNNNGGKESKTVKQTFDTRSDDKGLESESLAVAHIGNTVLLFIGNERPGTICIYKITGDASRPEFQSIWNGVGETDNKWEELYERRMLSGIDPEDLRYIPAEQSPNKQHILTAAGTVSGTFSMFTIKGINEHNSGVAPTDKAGSLNIGFPSVIIAVLSTYILLRCSNL; encoded by the exons atgttacAATTCATAATTATTTACACTTTCACTACTTGTTTGTGTGTATTTTCCTCACCGATATTTAAGGATAAAGTTACTTTGGAAAAGTTATCTACATTATATTTGCCGTATAGTTATGACACAGATGGAACTCCGTTATACAAGTATTCTAGTGGAGCCATTGAACAAACAACATATGATCCTGAAAATTATATAGTATATGCTGTAG GTGGAAATATTCTGCATGTTATTGATGTAAAAAACGTCACATCTCCGAAGATCCTTCATCATATGGAGATTGATCATGTTGATCTAACAGACATTGAATATTGTGGTGGATACATTTTCGTTTCAATggataatattttgtttaaagagGAGGGGCGTGTTGTTGTATACAGAAATTTCTCCACATCAGAGCTTATGGTcgaaaaatataacataacag TTGGGTCTTTACCCGATATGGTCTACCCTTCAAAAGACTGCAAAACAATACTGGTTGCTGTAGAGGCGGAGGCCTATCAAGATAATGGTAGAATTGTAGATCCAGAAGGTGGAGTCGggataatcaaaattaaaaatgacaaagCAACGTATAAAAAGTTGGACTTCAAAGAATTCAATTCAAA ATGGTCAGATTTAGAATCCAAGGGATTACGTTTTATACATAGAGTTAATAACAACAACTTCTCCAATGATGTGGAACCAGAATATATAGCATATAACAAAGATTATTCCAAAGCTTACGTTTGTCTTCAG GAGAATAATGCAATAGCTGTCGTGGACATTGCTACAGAAACCATAGAAGATATATTACCATTAGGTTACAAGTCATGGGAAAAACTTATGATAGACCCAAGTGACAAAGATG gAGGTATAAATATGAGATCCTGGCCAATCTATGGCATGTACCAACCTGATACTATCCACGTGATATATGTTGCGGGAAAAGGTTACCTAGTGACCTCTAATGAAGGTGATTTTAAGGATTACTCAGACTTGGGAGGATTTAATGAAGAAGAACGTGTTCGAGATGTCATCTTATCAG AAAATTCTTCAATTGTCAAATGGGCTGCTGACAACAACCTTTCTACGACTATCCAAGATGATAACATGCTTg gtcggttaaaaataaccaatatGAATGGTAGAAATAAAAATGGAACATATGACGAACTATATGCGTTTGGGGGAAGAGGTTTCTCCATACGCAAACTAGAAACAATGGAGCTCGTGTTCGATAGTGGAGACCAGTTTGAAAAGCTTCACCAACAATACATACCTCTGTTGTTTAACAATAATGGCGGGAAGGAAAGTAAAACAGTCAAACAGACATTTGACACTAGGTCAGACGATAAG GGTCTCGAGAGTGAAAGTCTAGCAGTTGCTCATATTGGGAATACagttttattattcattggaaACGAACGACCTGGTACTATATGTATTTATAAGATAACAGGAGATGCCTCTAGGCCAGAATTTCAAAGTATATGGAACGGTGTTGGAGAAACCGATAACAAATGGGAAGAGCTTTATGAGAGAAGGATGTTAAGTGGAATAGATCCCGAGGACTTAAG ATACATTCCCGCTGAACAAAGTCCAAATAAGCAGCATATATTAACAGCTGCTGGCACTGTTAGTGGAACCTTTTCCATGTTTACAATAAAAGGTATTAATG AACACAATTCGGGAGTGGCGCCCACGGATAAGGCAGGCAGCTTAAATATAG GTTTTCCTAGTGTGATAATAGCAGTGCTTAGTACTTACATTCTTCTGAGATGCAGCAATTTATAA